Proteins from a single region of Sporichthyaceae bacterium:
- a CDS encoding PadR family transcriptional regulator produces the protein MPRTTSQPAPLAGRVNDPPLLILTSLASGKKHGYALMQDIAGFAGVTLGPGTLYGAIGRLEERGLIEPVGESDRRRPYRLTPAGSVALEAALAELRAILDEGAARLARRPAPTRVRPALGAAR, from the coding sequence ATGCCACGAACGACTTCGCAGCCGGCGCCGCTCGCCGGTCGAGTGAACGACCCGCCGCTGCTGATCCTGACCAGCCTGGCCTCGGGGAAGAAGCACGGCTACGCCCTCATGCAGGACATCGCGGGCTTCGCCGGTGTCACCCTGGGACCCGGCACCCTGTACGGCGCGATCGGCCGGCTCGAGGAACGAGGACTCATCGAACCTGTGGGGGAGAGCGACCGGCGGCGGCCCTATCGGTTGACCCCGGCCGGGTCGGTCGCACTCGAGGCCGCGCTGGCCGAACTGCGAGCAATTCTCGACGAGGGCGCGGCGCGTTTGGCCCGCCGGCCGGCGCCGACCCGGGTGCGGCCGGCGTTGGGCGCGGCGCGATGA
- a CDS encoding alkaline phosphatase family protein yields MRSNTRQRTMICVAVTALTAALAGCGTEAGAPAAHAPGPASQGSAVVRADAQRKVLVVFEENETIDQILGSGQAPFLTQMSKKYGVATQLDAGYPTQCPSLAAYLILTSGDQHGVCDDGPPAKHQLTGDTIFQRVTDAGQQWRVYAESMTTNCQASNGGSYAVRHTAAPYYPAISADCARWQIPMGTLQNGALHNDLTAGTLPAFSMAIPDVCHDMHGGTGCGKDLVRAGDDWMRDFTAAVQKAPDWRSGRLTVIVTWDEGSATSNHIPLLVMSPTTTKRSVATPATQCAVSRMITDLLAVNPVGCAAGAPALEAAFGLLH; encoded by the coding sequence ATGCGCAGCAATACGCGTCAGCGCACGATGATCTGTGTGGCCGTGACCGCGCTCACCGCCGCCCTGGCCGGCTGCGGGACGGAAGCCGGCGCGCCGGCCGCCCACGCGCCCGGGCCGGCCTCGCAGGGATCCGCCGTCGTCCGGGCCGATGCGCAGCGCAAGGTCTTGGTGGTCTTCGAGGAGAACGAGACCATTGACCAGATACTCGGTTCCGGCCAGGCACCGTTCCTGACTCAGATGAGCAAGAAGTACGGCGTGGCAACCCAACTCGACGCCGGTTATCCGACGCAGTGCCCGTCGCTGGCCGCCTATCTGATCCTGACCAGCGGGGACCAACACGGCGTCTGCGACGACGGACCACCCGCCAAGCACCAACTGACCGGGGACACCATCTTTCAGCGGGTGACCGACGCCGGGCAGCAGTGGCGGGTGTACGCGGAGTCGATGACGACCAACTGCCAGGCGAGCAACGGCGGCAGTTACGCCGTGCGGCACACCGCTGCGCCGTACTACCCGGCAATCTCCGCCGACTGCGCGCGCTGGCAAATTCCGATGGGCACGCTGCAGAACGGCGCGCTGCACAACGACCTGACCGCCGGGACGTTACCCGCCTTCTCCATGGCCATCCCCGACGTATGCCACGACATGCATGGCGGCACGGGGTGCGGCAAGGACCTGGTGCGGGCCGGCGATGACTGGATGCGGGATTTCACCGCCGCCGTGCAGAAAGCCCCGGACTGGCGCAGCGGCCGGTTGACGGTGATCGTCACCTGGGACGAGGGCTCGGCGACCAGCAACCACATCCCGCTGCTGGTGATGTCACCGACGACCACGAAGAGAAGCGTTGCCACCCCCGCGACCCAGTGCGCGGTGTCCCGAATGATCACCGACCTACTGGCCGTGAACCCGGTCGGTTGCGCGGCCGGGGCGCCCGCGCTCGAGGCGGCATTCGGTTTGTTGCACTGA
- a CDS encoding phosphatase PAP2 family protein, with translation MLQLTDVRATRPMVGSVLGAGGVILALWTVFVRHSPDDLDRDIYDDLRGRAGSGTARFAERLTGIGDGAPLVAVLCALGILAFLALRSWRPLLTSGGAVALGAVISTVVKLLADRARPPASGWLIADASGNSFPSGHTTVTTAGYLGLAVGVAALLRSQWARTLIVATGAAFAVAIGWTRVELGVHWPTDVVAGWTVGIIGVLVANAVVPALPRAGHR, from the coding sequence ATGCTGCAACTGACCGATGTCCGTGCGACCCGACCGATGGTCGGCTCGGTGCTGGGCGCGGGTGGGGTAATTCTTGCGCTGTGGACGGTCTTTGTCCGGCACTCGCCGGATGATCTGGACCGGGACATCTACGACGATCTGCGCGGCCGGGCCGGGTCCGGTACCGCTCGGTTCGCCGAGCGCCTGACCGGCATCGGCGATGGGGCGCCGCTGGTCGCCGTCCTCTGTGCGCTCGGGATTCTCGCCTTCCTGGCGCTGCGCTCCTGGCGGCCGTTGCTGACCAGCGGCGGCGCGGTGGCCCTCGGTGCGGTGATCTCCACGGTGGTGAAGCTGCTGGCCGACCGCGCCCGGCCGCCGGCATCGGGCTGGTTGATCGCCGACGCGAGTGGCAACTCCTTCCCGTCCGGGCACACCACGGTCACCACCGCCGGCTACCTCGGACTCGCGGTCGGCGTGGCCGCGCTGCTGCGCAGTCAGTGGGCGCGCACCCTCATCGTGGCCACCGGTGCGGCCTTCGCCGTCGCCATCGGCTGGACCAGGGTCGAGCTCGGCGTGCACTGGCCGACCGACGTGGTGGCAGGCTGGACCGTGGGCATCATTGGGGTCCTGGTGGCCAACGCGGTCGTGCCGGCGCTGCCGCGAGCAGGCCACCGCTAA
- a CDS encoding ATP-binding protein has protein sequence MKLRGLRARLVVTYTLAATGLFGVWAVVAVQALNNNLHSTLDTTLAARATPFLQALNEPESPDLPAAAAEPGTGRVTDGLAVVLGPDGGVRYSDPSAAAAGVRAVLPIVDVETPALLDRDVNGQELRLRVDTVARKDGVWHVVVGVGRETTDEASDRIEAVLAVALPALLVLIAGGTWFLAASALRPVERMRAEAAALGASDVEARLTEPATGDELHALAVTFNDLLDRLHHSLAQQREFVADAGHELRTPLAIVVAELELADRPHRTPEELREAIATTRSEVERLRNLAEDLLLLATEERLVPDLSDRVDLREVVAAAVTGRQGIADRQGVHLRAVLPTGCPVQGESPALRRVVDNLLSNALDHTPPGGAVSVALRPAAAGSVCLEISDTGPGFPPEFLPHAFDRFRRAQTARTSSTSTGLGLAIVAVVVRAHGGTVAASNRMPGPGAVVTVTLPMARPNG, from the coding sequence GTGAAACTGCGCGGCCTGCGCGCCCGGCTGGTGGTGACCTACACGCTCGCCGCCACCGGGCTGTTCGGGGTGTGGGCCGTGGTCGCGGTGCAGGCGCTCAACAACAACCTGCATTCCACCTTGGACACCACATTGGCCGCTCGCGCCACCCCATTCCTGCAGGCGCTCAACGAACCCGAGTCGCCGGACCTTCCGGCTGCGGCGGCCGAGCCGGGCACCGGGCGGGTCACCGATGGGCTGGCCGTGGTGCTGGGCCCGGACGGTGGCGTGCGGTACAGCGATCCATCAGCCGCGGCCGCCGGGGTGCGGGCGGTGCTGCCGATTGTCGACGTCGAGACCCCGGCGCTGCTCGACCGCGACGTCAACGGTCAGGAACTGCGACTGCGGGTGGACACAGTGGCGCGCAAGGACGGCGTGTGGCACGTGGTGGTCGGGGTCGGCCGGGAGACCACCGATGAGGCCAGCGACCGCATCGAGGCGGTACTGGCGGTCGCGCTGCCCGCGCTATTGGTGCTGATCGCCGGCGGTACCTGGTTCCTTGCCGCTTCCGCTCTGCGCCCGGTGGAGCGGATGCGCGCCGAGGCGGCGGCGCTGGGCGCGAGCGATGTCGAGGCACGCCTCACCGAGCCGGCCACCGGCGACGAACTGCACGCCCTGGCCGTTACGTTCAACGACCTACTCGACCGCTTACACCACTCCCTTGCCCAGCAACGCGAGTTCGTCGCCGACGCCGGCCACGAACTGCGCACCCCGTTGGCCATCGTGGTCGCCGAGCTGGAACTGGCCGACCGCCCGCACCGCACCCCGGAGGAACTGCGCGAGGCGATCGCCACCACCCGCAGCGAGGTGGAACGGTTGCGCAACCTCGCCGAGGACCTGCTGCTGCTGGCCACCGAGGAACGGCTGGTGCCCGACCTGTCCGACCGGGTCGACCTGCGCGAGGTGGTGGCCGCCGCGGTTACCGGCCGGCAAGGCATCGCGGATCGGCAGGGCGTGCACCTGCGCGCGGTGCTGCCCACGGGGTGTCCGGTGCAGGGCGAGTCACCGGCCCTGCGCCGGGTGGTGGACAACTTGCTGTCCAACGCCCTGGACCACACCCCGCCGGGTGGGGCGGTGAGTGTGGCATTGCGCCCGGCCGCAGCGGGCAGCGTGTGCCTGGAGATTTCCGACACCGGGCCGGGCTTCCCGCCCGAGTTCTTGCCGCACGCCTTCGACCGGTTCCGTCGCGCGCAGACCGCGCGCACCTCGAGCACCAGCACGGGGTTGGGCTTGGCCATCGTCGCGGTGGTGGTGCGCGCGCACGGCGGCACAGTCGCGGCGAGCAACCGGATGCCCGGTCCGGGCGCCGTGGTCACTGTCACGCTGCCGATGGCCCGGCCGAACGGGTGA